One window of the Allorhizobium ampelinum S4 genome contains the following:
- a CDS encoding ABC transporter permease yields MDLRTVFALFRKELIGLLRDKVLMAMVIYAFSLAIYTQATGLSHDLRNATLAVVDRDMSQLSSSILDGLMPPRFQKPVAIAPQDIDRAMDQARYTFVLDIPERFEADVLAGRSPSVQLLIDATALMQAGVGSSTIQQIVSQQVGLYAQRVGVSSSQAVTVETRLAFNQSLNSEWFSGTMALINNITMLAILLAGAALVREREHGTLEHLLVMPVRPVEIMVSKLAANGLVILVMTLFAIVTVLVKVLGMHITGSLTLYMAGVALYLFFVTSFGLFLGTLARSMPQLALLFILTALPMNILSGGFTPLESQPQWLQNAMQVSPSTHFVAFSQAILYRGAGFDVVWPQFTATLGIGLIFFLFSLSRFRTFIAAQQ; encoded by the coding sequence ATGGATCTTCGCACGGTATTTGCTCTGTTTCGTAAGGAGTTGATCGGGCTTTTGCGCGACAAGGTGCTGATGGCCATGGTCATCTATGCCTTCAGCCTGGCGATCTATACCCAGGCGACCGGTCTTTCCCACGATCTGCGCAATGCGACGCTGGCCGTGGTGGACCGGGACATGTCGCAATTGTCGTCTTCCATTCTCGACGGATTGATGCCGCCGCGCTTTCAAAAGCCGGTGGCAATCGCGCCCCAGGATATCGACCGCGCTATGGATCAGGCGCGCTACACCTTTGTGCTGGATATTCCCGAACGGTTCGAGGCTGATGTTTTGGCCGGGCGTAGCCCCTCGGTGCAGTTGCTGATTGACGCGACCGCGTTGATGCAGGCGGGGGTGGGCTCCAGCACCATCCAGCAGATCGTCAGCCAGCAGGTCGGGCTTTATGCCCAGCGTGTCGGCGTCTCAAGCAGTCAGGCGGTAACGGTGGAAACACGGCTCGCCTTCAATCAATCGCTGAATTCGGAGTGGTTTTCCGGCACGATGGCGCTGATCAACAATATTACCATGCTGGCCATCCTGCTGGCGGGCGCCGCTTTGGTACGCGAACGGGAACATGGGACGCTGGAACATTTGTTGGTCATGCCGGTCAGGCCTGTCGAAATCATGGTCAGCAAGCTTGCCGCCAATGGTCTGGTTATTCTGGTCATGACGCTGTTTGCCATCGTCACCGTGTTGGTCAAGGTGCTCGGCATGCACATTACCGGCTCACTGACGCTCTATATGGCGGGCGTGGCGCTCTACCTGTTCTTCGTCACCTCGTTCGGGCTGTTTTTAGGGACGCTGGCCCGCAGCATGCCGCAACTGGCGCTGCTGTTCATCCTCACCGCTTTGCCGATGAATATCCTGTCAGGCGGGTTCACCCCGCTGGAAAGCCAGCCGCAATGGCTGCAAAACGCCATGCAGGTCTCACCTTCGACCCATTTCGTCGCCTTTTCACAGGCCATTCTCTATCGCGGCGCGGGCTTCGATGTGGTCTGGCCGCAATTTACCGCGACGCTTGGCATCGGGCTGATATTTTTCCTGTTCAGTCTCAGCCGGTTCCGGACGTTCATCGCCGCGCAGCAGTGA
- a CDS encoding ABC transporter permease: MFTYTIRRLLFAIPTLLIISFIIFALLAMAPNNPLGDLPLTIPPEVREQMRAALGLDQPMIVRFFLWLKQFFINEPLNIFEQITGLTVGSGQRLRVLSWTTRSPVVDLIVQRMPQTLWVVGLSYVFGVLLAIPLGVISAYKQYSIFDQIGTFVSMVGYSVPTFFTGVLLIVIFSSTLHWFPSVYDTNLQVVDWTSFVAQVKQMVLPVMVLTLYNTSQISRFVRASMLDNLHQDYVRTARAKGVKEKTVLLVHVLRNSLIPVVTVIALGVPTIFSGAIITEQIFRVNGLGQLLITAIQSGDLPLVQTLTFIFAVLIVLFNLIADVLYGILDPRIRYD, from the coding sequence ATGTTTACCTATACGATCCGGCGATTGCTGTTTGCCATCCCGACCCTGCTGATCATCAGCTTCATCATTTTCGCGCTGCTGGCGATGGCGCCCAACAATCCGCTCGGCGATTTGCCGCTAACGATCCCACCGGAAGTGCGCGAACAGATGCGCGCCGCCCTTGGCCTCGACCAGCCGATGATTGTGCGCTTTTTCCTGTGGCTGAAGCAGTTCTTCATCAATGAGCCGCTGAATATTTTCGAGCAGATCACCGGCCTGACCGTCGGTTCCGGCCAGCGTCTGCGGGTCCTGTCCTGGACCACCCGCAGCCCCGTCGTCGACCTGATCGTCCAGCGCATGCCGCAGACGCTTTGGGTTGTCGGCCTGTCCTATGTGTTCGGCGTATTGCTGGCCATTCCGCTTGGCGTCATCTCGGCCTACAAGCAATATTCGATCTTCGATCAGATTGGCACCTTCGTCTCTATGGTCGGCTATTCCGTGCCGACCTTCTTTACCGGCGTGCTGCTGATCGTGATCTTCTCCTCGACCCTGCACTGGTTTCCCTCGGTCTACGATACCAATCTCCAGGTCGTGGACTGGACAAGCTTCGTCGCCCAGGTCAAGCAGATGGTGCTGCCGGTCATGGTGCTGACGCTCTATAATACCTCGCAGATCAGCCGATTCGTGCGCGCTTCCATGCTGGACAATCTGCATCAGGACTATGTGCGTACCGCACGAGCCAAGGGCGTCAAGGAAAAGACCGTGCTGCTGGTGCATGTGCTGCGCAACAGCCTGATCCCGGTTGTAACAGTGATTGCGCTCGGCGTGCCGACGATCTTTTCCGGCGCGATCATCACCGAGCAGATTTTCCGGGTCAACGGTCTTGGCCAATTGCTGATCACCGCCATCCAGAGCGGCGACTTGCCGCTGGTGCAGACACTGACCTTCATCTTCGCCGTGCTGATCGTACTCTTCAATCTTATTGCCGACGTGTTGTACGGCATTCTCGATCCGAGGATCCGCTATGACTGA
- a CDS encoding peptide ABC transporter substrate-binding protein, which translates to MRNIRLILAASVASLMMTGAPAMAQRGSDGDLKMLFWQAVSTMNIYLSGGTKEQYASSIVIEPLAGFDEKGELVPKLVDSIPTVENGGVSKDLTSITWKLSNGIKWSDGTPVTADDVIFTWQYCTADGGGCAQKQKYDGVKTVEALDPQTIKVTFTSPKPYPYSAFVGSQAPIIQKAQFKDCLGPKAPECTAANFAPIGTGPFKVKEFKPNDVITFTANENYRDPAKPAFATATLKGGGDALSAARAVMETGEYDYAWNMQVEPEVLATMEAAGKGKIITAFGSQVERINLNFTNADPALGDKRSTKEGGPHPSLSDPAVRKALSMAIDRDVIVEAGYGLAGKPTCNIVPGPDIYVSTTNDWCLKQDIDGANKLLDDAGWKKGSDGIRAKNGVKLNFLYLTSTNSVRQGTQALVKDMWSQIGVGAELRNVSASVFFGGDPSSPDTFQKFYADVEMYTNNFDGTDPEAYMAEWMCDKIPSPANGWQGQNMPRYCDPAYDALVTKLSQTAKIEERVEIVKKLNDMLTEAGAHLPLVYRGQPSAFAASLQGIKMTGWDSELWNIADWSRAK; encoded by the coding sequence ATGCGTAACATCCGGTTGATTCTGGCGGCATCCGTCGCGTCATTGATGATGACGGGCGCGCCAGCCATGGCCCAGCGCGGCAGTGACGGCGATCTGAAGATGCTTTTCTGGCAGGCCGTGTCCACCATGAACATCTATCTGTCCGGCGGCACCAAGGAGCAATATGCATCCTCCATCGTCATTGAGCCGCTGGCCGGCTTCGACGAAAAAGGCGAACTGGTTCCCAAGCTGGTTGACAGCATCCCAACTGTAGAAAACGGCGGCGTCTCCAAGGATCTGACCAGCATCACCTGGAAATTGTCGAACGGCATCAAATGGTCGGATGGCACGCCGGTTACCGCCGATGACGTGATCTTCACCTGGCAATATTGCACGGCAGATGGCGGCGGCTGCGCCCAGAAGCAGAAATATGACGGCGTAAAGACTGTCGAAGCGCTCGATCCGCAGACCATCAAGGTGACGTTCACCTCGCCAAAGCCCTATCCCTATTCGGCTTTTGTCGGCTCGCAGGCGCCGATCATCCAGAAGGCCCAGTTCAAGGATTGCCTCGGCCCCAAGGCGCCGGAATGCACGGCTGCCAACTTTGCCCCTATCGGCACCGGCCCCTTCAAGGTCAAGGAATTCAAGCCGAACGACGTGATCACCTTCACGGCCAATGAAAACTACCGCGATCCGGCCAAGCCCGCCTTTGCAACCGCAACGCTGAAAGGCGGCGGCGATGCGCTGTCAGCGGCCCGTGCCGTGATGGAAACTGGCGAATACGACTATGCCTGGAACATGCAGGTCGAGCCTGAAGTGCTGGCAACCATGGAAGCCGCCGGCAAAGGCAAGATCATCACCGCTTTCGGCAGCCAGGTCGAGCGTATCAACCTCAACTTCACCAATGCCGATCCGGCACTTGGCGACAAACGCTCCACCAAGGAAGGCGGCCCGCATCCGTCCCTGTCCGACCCGGCTGTGCGCAAGGCGCTCTCCATGGCCATCGACCGTGATGTGATTGTCGAAGCCGGTTATGGCCTTGCCGGCAAGCCGACCTGCAATATCGTCCCCGGCCCGGATATCTATGTCTCCACCACCAATGACTGGTGCCTGAAGCAGGATATCGACGGCGCCAACAAGCTGCTGGACGATGCTGGCTGGAAAAAGGGCTCTGACGGCATCCGCGCCAAGAACGGCGTCAAGCTGAACTTCCTCTACCTGACCTCGACCAATTCCGTCCGCCAGGGCACCCAGGCGCTGGTCAAGGATATGTGGTCGCAGATCGGCGTTGGCGCTGAACTGCGCAACGTTTCGGCCTCGGTATTCTTCGGCGGCGATCCGTCCAGCCCGGACACGTTCCAGAAATTCTACGCCGACGTGGAAATGTACACCAACAATTTCGACGGCACCGACCCGGAAGCCTATATGGCCGAATGGATGTGCGACAAGATCCCAAGCCCGGCAAACGGCTGGCAGGGCCAGAACATGCCGCGCTATTGCGATCCAGCCTATGATGCACTCGTCACCAAGCTTTCCCAGACCGCCAAGATCGAAGAGCGCGTCGAGATCGTCAAGAAGCTCAACGACATGCTGACGGAAGCTGGCGCGCATCTGCCGCTCGTCTATCGCGGTCAGCCTTCGGCCTTCGCCGCAAGTCTCCAGGGCATCAAGATGACCGGCTGGGACAGCGAGTTGTGGAACATCGCCGACTGGTCGCGCGCCAAGTAA
- the rbbA gene encoding ribosome-associated ATPase/putative transporter RbbA encodes MENAVELAGLSHFYGKRQALSAIDLAIEAGSRVALVGPDGVGKSTLLALLAGAKKIQQGRITALGADMASAGARTDVQPRIAYMPQGLGRNLYPNLTVVENIDFFGRLFGQDATERAGRIDRLLKATGLDPFGDRLMGKLSGGMKQKLGLCCALVHDPDLLLLDEPTTGVDPLSRRQFWDLVESIQASRPGLTIITATSDMEEASRFQRVVLVHDGRILADGTCETLLQQTGRQTLEQAFIALLPDEAKQGYGDPPPRLAFVDRGEVAIEAKELTRSFGAFTAVDHVSFRIPKGEIFGFLGSNGCGKSTTMKMLTGLLPASSGEARLFGQSVDAKTGAGDVDARRRVGYMSQGFSLYAELTVQQNLNLHAAIFDLTGEAAKARIETVAQQFGLQPYLQFLSSDLLLGVRQRLQLAVALIHQPDILILDEPTSGVDPLARDGFWNDLVEQSRQNGVTIFVSTHFMAEAERCDRIAFMHAGKVIASGTPQELKEQTGSASLDDAFVAFMKAGGRQENLTDAATQPQAGAATVVENAAGALVRKGFSPARLMAYARRETMELMRDKIRLGFALAGTALLMLIFGYGLTLDVDHLRFAVLDRDQSAESRAYIDAYSASTAFTLQPAISDEAGMLSRLKANDIMLALDIPEKFGADLRAGKRPNVLAMLDGAMPFRGETALGYVSGAHQRFLQEIVRQSGGTIRSVAGVEMRYRYNQAFLSLNAMVPAVIALLLVFIPSILTALGVVSEKEMGSISNLYVTPVTKLEFLLGKQLPYVAIGFINFLMMFLLSVWLFGVPLKGSLAGLSVAAFVYVLATTSIGILSSTFTSTQVAALFVTAIGTMMPGTQFSGLLQPVSSLQGMGHVIGLVFPTTYFMRASVGAFTKGLGFVELMGFVWPLALFWIGAIGLGWSLLRKQER; translated from the coding sequence ATGGAAAACGCTGTCGAACTGGCAGGCCTGTCCCATTTCTATGGTAAGCGCCAGGCCTTAAGCGCCATCGACCTCGCCATCGAGGCGGGATCGCGGGTGGCCCTGGTCGGGCCGGACGGGGTGGGCAAATCCACACTTCTGGCGCTGCTGGCGGGCGCAAAAAAAATCCAACAAGGCCGGATCACGGCGCTTGGGGCGGATATGGCGAGCGCCGGTGCGCGCACCGACGTGCAGCCGCGCATCGCCTATATGCCACAGGGCCTGGGCCGCAACCTCTATCCGAACCTGACGGTTGTCGAGAATATCGACTTCTTCGGCCGGCTGTTCGGGCAGGACGCGACGGAACGGGCCGGGCGTATTGACCGGCTGCTGAAGGCGACCGGGCTCGATCCGTTCGGTGACCGGCTGATGGGCAAGCTGTCGGGCGGCATGAAGCAGAAGCTCGGCCTGTGCTGCGCCCTGGTGCACGATCCCGATCTCCTGCTGCTCGATGAGCCGACGACCGGTGTCGATCCCTTGTCACGGCGGCAGTTCTGGGACCTGGTGGAGAGCATCCAGGCCTCGCGGCCCGGCCTGACCATTATCACCGCCACGTCAGACATGGAGGAGGCGAGCCGGTTCCAGCGCGTGGTTCTGGTGCACGATGGCCGTATCCTGGCGGATGGCACCTGCGAGACCCTGCTGCAACAAACCGGGCGACAAACCCTAGAACAGGCTTTCATTGCGCTTCTGCCGGATGAGGCAAAACAGGGCTATGGCGATCCGCCGCCCAGGCTTGCTTTCGTGGATCGGGGCGAGGTTGCCATCGAGGCCAAGGAGCTGACCCGGTCATTCGGGGCTTTTACCGCCGTTGATCATGTCAGCTTCCGCATTCCCAAGGGCGAAATTTTCGGCTTCCTCGGTTCGAATGGCTGTGGGAAATCCACCACCATGAAAATGCTGACCGGGCTTTTGCCAGCCAGTAGCGGCGAGGCGCGGCTGTTTGGCCAGTCGGTCGATGCCAAGACGGGTGCCGGCGATGTCGATGCTCGCCGTCGGGTCGGTTACATGTCGCAGGGCTTTTCGCTGTATGCCGAATTGACGGTGCAGCAGAATCTCAACCTGCATGCGGCGATTTTCGACCTGACCGGGGAGGCGGCCAAGGCGCGGATCGAGACCGTGGCGCAGCAGTTCGGCCTTCAGCCCTATTTGCAGTTCCTGTCGAGCGATCTGCTGCTCGGGGTGCGCCAGCGCCTGCAACTGGCCGTGGCGCTGATCCACCAGCCGGATATCCTGATCCTCGACGAGCCGACATCCGGCGTCGATCCGCTGGCGCGTGACGGCTTCTGGAACGATCTGGTGGAGCAATCGCGGCAAAACGGCGTGACAATTTTCGTCTCCACCCATTTCATGGCCGAAGCCGAGCGTTGCGACCGGATCGCCTTCATGCATGCAGGCAAGGTGATTGCCAGCGGCACCCCGCAGGAGCTGAAGGAGCAGACCGGCAGCGCCAGCCTCGACGATGCCTTCGTCGCCTTCATGAAGGCGGGAGGACGACAGGAAAACCTGACTGATGCAGCAACCCAGCCGCAGGCCGGTGCCGCAACGGTGGTGGAGAACGCTGCCGGGGCCTTGGTGCGCAAGGGGTTTTCTCCGGCCCGGCTCATGGCCTATGCGCGGCGCGAGACGATGGAGCTGATGCGCGACAAGATCCGGCTTGGTTTCGCCCTGGCTGGCACGGCGCTGCTGATGCTGATTTTCGGCTACGGCCTGACGCTGGATGTCGACCATCTGCGGTTTGCGGTGCTCGACCGCGACCAGAGCGCCGAGAGCCGGGCCTATATCGATGCCTATTCGGCCTCCACCGCCTTCACCCTGCAACCGGCCATCTCAGATGAAGCCGGGATGCTGTCGCGGTTGAAGGCCAACGACATTATGCTGGCGCTTGATATACCCGAGAAATTCGGCGCTGATCTGCGGGCCGGCAAGCGGCCGAACGTGCTGGCCATGTTGGACGGCGCCATGCCGTTCCGTGGTGAGACGGCGCTCGGCTATGTCTCCGGTGCCCATCAGCGGTTCTTGCAGGAGATTGTCCGTCAGTCTGGAGGAACGATCCGGTCGGTGGCTGGCGTGGAAATGCGTTACCGCTACAATCAGGCTTTTCTCAGCCTGAATGCCATGGTGCCAGCGGTGATCGCCCTGCTGCTGGTGTTCATTCCCTCGATCCTGACGGCGCTCGGTGTCGTGTCGGAAAAGGAAATGGGGTCGATCAGCAATCTCTACGTGACGCCGGTCACCAAGCTGGAATTTCTGCTGGGCAAGCAATTGCCCTATGTGGCCATCGGCTTCATCAACTTCCTGATGATGTTCCTGCTGTCCGTCTGGCTGTTCGGTGTGCCGTTGAAAGGCTCTCTTGCCGGTCTATCGGTGGCTGCTTTTGTCTATGTGCTGGCGACAACCTCAATCGGTATTTTAAGCTCAACCTTCACCTCAACCCAGGTGGCGGCCCTGTTCGTCACCGCCATCGGCACGATGATGCCCGGTACGCAATTTTCCGGCTTGTTGCAGCCGGTGTCGTCGCTGCAGGGCATGGGCCACGTCATCGGCCTGGTGTTTCCCACCACCTATTTCATGCGCGCCAGCGTCGGGGCTTTCACCAAGGGGTTGGGCTTTGTCGAGCTAATGGGCTTCGTCTGGCCGCTGGCCCTGTTCTGGATTGGCGCCATCGGGCTTGGCTGGTCGCTGCTGCGCAAGCAGGAAAGGTAA
- a CDS encoding HlyD family secretion protein, which translates to MQKPQKFALAFVVVLLAASGGTYAYLKFGRADTLPSGIVTGNGRIEATEVDIASKSAGRLVSVEVGEGDLVTKGQVLAHMDTVELQSQLRAAKAKIAEAEQSRDASAFKLSQAQSQLDLAEKDLERKLVLLGKGFVSDQAVDSQRLTRDSDKAAVSAAESTLNSVQATIDNAKAEADRIAQTVADATLTAPKDGRVLYRLAEPGEVLAAGGKVLTVLDLSDVYMTIYLPSADAAKTAIGAEGRILLDILPDRAIPGTVSFVSPQAQYTPKQVEIRSERDRLMFRVKISAPKELVKQYLPLVKTGITGLGYVKTDAAAVWPDRLQSDLTTAPLDPSASNTQPSANKP; encoded by the coding sequence ATGCAGAAGCCCCAGAAATTCGCCCTTGCCTTCGTTGTCGTTCTGCTTGCCGCATCCGGCGGCACCTATGCCTATTTGAAATTCGGGCGAGCCGATACGCTGCCGTCAGGCATCGTCACGGGCAATGGCCGGATCGAGGCGACCGAGGTCGATATTGCCAGCAAAAGCGCAGGCCGGCTGGTCTCCGTCGAAGTCGGCGAGGGCGATTTGGTCACCAAGGGCCAGGTGCTGGCGCATATGGATACGGTGGAACTGCAAAGCCAGTTGCGCGCGGCAAAGGCCAAGATCGCCGAAGCCGAACAGAGCCGCGATGCTTCGGCGTTCAAATTGTCTCAGGCACAAAGCCAGCTCGATCTGGCCGAAAAGGATCTGGAGCGCAAGCTGGTCCTGCTCGGCAAGGGTTTCGTTTCCGATCAGGCGGTTGACAGTCAGCGGCTGACCCGTGACAGCGACAAGGCGGCGGTCTCGGCGGCCGAGAGCACGTTGAACAGCGTGCAGGCGACCATCGACAATGCCAAGGCGGAGGCCGACCGCATCGCCCAGACCGTTGCCGATGCGACGCTGACGGCGCCGAAGGACGGGCGGGTGCTTTACCGGCTTGCGGAGCCGGGCGAGGTGCTGGCGGCGGGCGGCAAGGTGTTGACCGTGCTTGATCTGTCGGATGTTTATATGACGATCTATCTTCCGTCTGCGGACGCCGCGAAAACCGCAATCGGTGCCGAGGGCCGTATCCTGCTCGATATTCTGCCGGACCGGGCCATTCCCGGAACGGTGTCCTTCGTCTCGCCGCAGGCGCAATATACGCCGAAACAGGTGGAAATCCGCAGCGAGCGCGACCGATTGATGTTCCGCGTCAAGATCAGCGCACCGAAGGAACTGGTAAAGCAATATCTGCCGCTCGTCAAAACCGGGATCACCGGTCTTGGCTATGTGAAGACCGATGCGGCCGCGGTCTGGCCGGATCGGCTGCAATCCGATCTGACGACAGCGCCTCTCGACCCTTCGGCTTCGAATACCCAACCTTCCGCCAATAAGCCTTAA
- a CDS encoding P1 family peptidase, whose product MKPGPLNLLTDVTGLSVGHATDLALGSGVTVIIFDQPATASGSVLGGAPGGRETGLLDPALSLVTQVNALVLSGGSAFGLDAAGGVQAGLRQIGQGFPVGDMNVPIVPQAILMDLLNGGNKDWGLHSPYREMGYEAFQARSRGRFALGTIGAGTGATTATVKGGLGSASAISASGHTVAALVAVNALGTATIGHSRHFWAAPFEQDGEFGGLGMPSSFSPDDSALRLKGRDPIATTIGVIVTDAELTKAECHRLSIMAHDGLARALLPAHLPADGDTVFAAATGEKPLPDLASFMDLCHLATLTMARAIARGVYEAQALPYDDAQLAWRDLAV is encoded by the coding sequence ATGAAGCCCGGCCCTCTCAACCTGCTGACGGATGTTACCGGTCTTTCGGTCGGTCATGCCACCGATCTGGCGCTCGGTTCCGGGGTGACTGTCATCATCTTCGATCAACCGGCCACCGCATCCGGCTCGGTGCTGGGCGGTGCGCCGGGTGGGCGTGAGACGGGTTTGCTCGATCCGGCGCTGTCCCTGGTCACGCAGGTCAATGCGCTGGTCCTGTCGGGCGGTTCCGCCTTTGGGCTGGATGCAGCGGGCGGCGTGCAGGCGGGCCTGCGCCAGATCGGCCAGGGGTTTCCGGTCGGTGATATGAACGTCCCCATCGTGCCGCAGGCAATCCTGATGGATCTGCTGAATGGCGGCAACAAGGATTGGGGCCTCCATTCCCCCTATCGCGAAATGGGCTATGAGGCCTTTCAGGCCCGCAGTAGAGGCCGCTTCGCGTTAGGAACAATCGGGGCTGGAACAGGGGCCACCACCGCGACGGTCAAGGGCGGGCTCGGTTCGGCCAGCGCCATCTCCGCCAGCGGCCATACCGTGGCGGCCTTGGTTGCTGTCAATGCGCTTGGCACGGCCACTATTGGCCACTCGCGGCATTTCTGGGCGGCACCTTTCGAGCAAGACGGTGAATTCGGCGGTCTCGGCATGCCCTCCTCTTTCAGCCCTGATGATAGCGCATTGCGCCTCAAGGGCCGCGACCCGATCGCCACCACCATTGGCGTCATTGTCACAGATGCTGAACTGACCAAGGCGGAATGCCACCGCCTGTCGATCATGGCTCATGACGGACTCGCGCGGGCTCTGCTGCCTGCCCATCTGCCTGCCGATGGCGATACGGTGTTTGCCGCTGCCACCGGCGAAAAGCCACTGCCGGACCTTGCCAGTTTCATGGACCTTTGCCATCTCGCCACCCTCACCATGGCCCGCGCCATCGCCCGTGGCGTGTATGAAGCGCAAGCCCTGCCTTACGACGATGCCCAACTGGCCTGGCGTGATCTGGCTGTCTGA
- a CDS encoding ABC transporter permease, with protein sequence MTDAPLTTQAKADRSQSFSAQLWGQFRRHTGGVIGLAVFVLIVLAVYVGPLIHRVDPNKLNIRDKNQGPSWVHPFGTDNLGHDLFAQVLAGGQISLAVGMVAMLISLFVGTLIGVLSGYFKRIDGPLMRITDLFLALPILPLLLVITMLFRDVLRAAFGPEAGIFILIVFVIGITSWMHTARIVRGDVLTVKNQEFVLAAKASGMREYRVILKHIVPNVLSSVMVSATLGIASAIITESALSFLGLGFPSDFPTWGRLLYDGVNFLQITPARAIWPGLAISLTVLSVNYIGDGIRDALDPRSMKR encoded by the coding sequence ATGACTGATGCACCCCTCACCACCCAGGCCAAAGCCGACCGCTCGCAATCCTTCAGTGCCCAGCTTTGGGGGCAGTTCCGCCGCCATACCGGCGGGGTGATCGGCCTTGCCGTCTTCGTGCTGATCGTTCTGGCCGTCTATGTCGGGCCTTTGATCCACCGCGTCGATCCCAACAAGCTGAATATCCGCGACAAGAACCAGGGACCGTCCTGGGTCCATCCGTTCGGCACCGACAATCTTGGCCATGATCTGTTCGCGCAGGTTCTGGCCGGCGGGCAGATCTCGCTGGCGGTTGGCATGGTGGCCATGCTGATTTCGCTGTTCGTCGGTACACTGATCGGCGTGCTCTCCGGCTATTTCAAGCGGATCGACGGGCCGTTGATGCGCATCACCGATCTGTTCCTGGCTCTACCGATCCTGCCGCTGCTGCTGGTCATCACCATGCTGTTTCGTGATGTGCTGCGCGCCGCGTTCGGCCCGGAAGCCGGGATTTTCATCCTGATCGTCTTCGTCATCGGCATTACCAGCTGGATGCACACCGCCCGCATCGTGCGCGGCGATGTACTGACGGTGAAAAACCAGGAATTCGTGCTGGCCGCCAAGGCCAGCGGCATGCGGGAATACCGGGTGATCCTCAAGCATATCGTTCCCAATGTGCTCAGCTCCGTCATGGTCTCGGCCACACTCGGCATTGCCTCGGCGATCATCACGGAATCGGCCCTCAGCTTTCTCGGCCTCGGCTTCCCCTCCGACTTCCCGACCTGGGGTCGATTGCTCTATGACGGTGTGAACTTCCTACAAATCACCCCGGCCCGCGCCATCTGGCCAGGTCTGGCGATTTCGCTCACCGTCCTCAGCGTCAACTATATCGGCGATGGCATCCGTGATGCGCTCGATCCGCGCTCGATGAAGCGCTGA
- a CDS encoding alpha-D-ribose 1-methylphosphonate 5-triphosphate diphosphatase has translation MSGKTPSKRLVLTNAALVLADRIQTGTVEIENGQIIAIGPLTHASDAIDLGGDMLIPGLVDIHTDHFEKHVFPRHHVRWNYTTAALAHDAQIIGAGITTVFDSLCVGAAEDGSERAEILGPMIEALEKAQGAGMLRAEHFVHLRCEVIDEQTPALMEANIGHALVRVVSVMEHLPGIRQTRDLDTYLAKVAKLRGEALAVTTARVADLITAKQAIGNRIRPQVVDIAKRHNKPLLSHDDTDIEHVDLAADEGVSISEFPCTLEAAREARKRGMQIVGGAPNIVRGGSQSGNVAVRDLLLEGLCDILASDYVPRALLDAPFAIAADPDLAYDLPAAIRMVSKTPAEASGLNDRGEIALGKRADLLQIGQHGGHPFIKQIWREGVRVG, from the coding sequence ATGAGCGGTAAGACACCTTCGAAACGCCTGGTCCTGACCAATGCCGCCCTTGTCCTTGCCGACCGCATACAGACCGGCACGGTCGAAATTGAAAACGGCCAGATCATCGCCATCGGCCCGTTAACCCATGCCAGCGACGCCATCGACCTTGGTGGCGACATGCTGATCCCAGGCCTCGTCGATATCCACACCGACCATTTCGAAAAGCATGTCTTTCCCCGCCACCATGTCCGCTGGAACTATACGACGGCGGCCCTTGCCCATGACGCGCAAATCATCGGCGCCGGCATTACCACCGTGTTCGACAGTCTCTGCGTCGGCGCAGCGGAAGACGGCAGCGAGCGGGCGGAAATCCTCGGGCCAATGATCGAGGCGCTGGAAAAGGCTCAAGGTGCTGGCATGTTGCGGGCCGAGCATTTCGTGCATCTGCGCTGCGAAGTGATCGATGAACAAACGCCTGCGCTGATGGAAGCCAATATTGGCCATGCTCTGGTGCGCGTCGTCTCTGTCATGGAGCATCTGCCCGGTATCCGCCAGACGCGAGATCTCGACACCTATCTGGCCAAGGTCGCGAAATTGCGCGGCGAAGCCCTTGCTGTGACCACAGCACGGGTTGCGGACCTGATCACCGCCAAACAGGCCATTGGCAACAGAATCCGCCCACAGGTGGTGGATATCGCCAAGCGCCACAACAAGCCGCTGCTCAGCCATGACGATACCGATATCGAGCATGTCGATCTCGCCGCTGACGAAGGCGTATCGATCAGCGAATTTCCCTGCACGCTGGAGGCCGCCCGCGAAGCCCGCAAACGTGGCATGCAGATCGTCGGCGGCGCACCGAATATCGTGCGCGGCGGCTCACAATCCGGCAATGTGGCAGTGCGTGATCTGCTGCTCGAAGGCCTCTGCGATATCCTCGCCTCCGATTATGTACCACGCGCCCTGCTGGACGCCCCCTTCGCCATCGCCGCCGACCCAGACCTCGCCTACGACCTGCCCGCCGCGATCCGCATGGTCAGCAAGACCCCGGCAGAAGCCTCCGGCCTCAACGACCGCGGCGAGATCGCGCTGGGCAAGCGCGCCGACCTCTTGCAAATTGGCCAGCATGGCGGCCATCCGTTCATCAAGCAGATCTGGCGTGAAGGGGTGCGGGTTGGGTGA